A DNA window from Trypanosoma brucei brucei TREU927 chromosome 11 chr11_scaffold01 genomic scaffold, whole genome shotgun sequence contains the following coding sequences:
- a CDS encoding hypothetical protein, conserved (GPI-Anchor Signal predicted for Tb11.01.8040 by DGPI v2.04, no cleavage site predicted) yields MGILQHQADVWHALRYPSKHSWGERKRAYLFVFAYCLAAIALFASVMHFIGAWIACGLLQVIMLIFAMLFALNIADCRDKCLNVLECERAINPVMEVYIGLRFIQFLHATFLLTNIPMGVSILVALLYSLWRMWCGTYFVDATSLWREVGRLERDSYIHICIEIALIVIYLIAIVFAMVDKYS; encoded by the coding sequence ATGGGTATACTTCAGCACCAGGCGGATGTATGGCATGCGCTTCGTTACCCTTCCAAGCATTCCTGGGGAGAGCGTAAGCGGGcgtatctttttgtttttgcctaTTGCTTGGCTGCAATTGCTTTATTCGCAAGTGTCATGCATTTTATCGGGGCTTGGATTGCTTGTGGACTTCTGCAGGTTATCATGTTGATATTTGCGATGCTATTTGCATTAAACATTGCTGACTGCCGTGACAAATGCCTTAACGTATTAGAATGTGAGCGAGCGATCAATCCCGTTATGGAAGTGTATATTGGACTGCGTTTCATTCAGTTTTTACATGCCACATTTCTTTTGACTAATATCCCAATGGGCGTTAGCATTTTGGTGGCATTACTTTACTCATTATGGCGCATGTGGTGTGGTACTTATTTTGTTGATGCGACCAGCTTGTGGCGAGAGGTGGGTCGCCTTGAACGGGACTCTTACATTCATATTTGCATTGAAATTGCATTGATTGTTATTTATCTCATTGCTATTGTCTTCGCCATGGTGGATAAGTACTCGTAA